DNA sequence from the Gouania willdenowi chromosome 21, fGouWil2.1, whole genome shotgun sequence genome:
agacagctctgtgaaatgtATACGTACGTCtgtgtgaaataatcgaacattgcacatttcacaacacatatcATAAGAAGAATATATTTGCAAAAacgaaggaggaaaaaatatacaaatacagttttatattaataataattgtaattaaaatcccATGAgcattgcgcaaaactgctgatgaattggctgcaacacctgtagctgttataaaaagaaacGCGCACACAATGCGTGAAGACGatcttttataaatgaggcccctggtgtGAGGTTCTTACCTGGGCTCCATGCTGATCATGAATAAGGACAGTGTGTTGGTCTTTCCTGGGAGACAACAGCCAAGCGCTGCTCTCTAACTTCATTATGCCATGACGTCCCTGAGACACACAGCGTACAGTATGTTCTTACATTAGAATTAGAAGTGAATCCATCAACCCAACCACAGTACTCTTCCATGTTAATAGGGAAATAAATCAACTGTTtctgagtttgtgtgtttaccGGAGCTTGAAGCAGCACTGCGGGATTCACGCTGATCTCCAGTTGGATGGTGGCGTCTCTTCCAGCCTCCACGTTACCAAGGCGACACAGCAGCCGCTCACACAGCTCATCCCGACGCCCGCAAAACTGAGAGCAAAGGATGCCAGTACACGTTACATCAGGGGCAGTCAACTAAAATTCAAAAGTCTGGAAAATCTGAATGTCTAATCATAATGTGTCATTTACATTTCAGCTTGGGCTCTTTCATTCAGTATAACAGCCACAGCAGCATGGATTAAACTTATTTTCAAACttaaattacttcttttttcttgCTCTCTAACCAAACACACTGTTCATCATCACACCTGTGCTCGGGTGACGTCTATACAGTACAATATAGAGTAACGCCCCATGAAATCATCATTTCATTATATACATGATAAACGGTATTTCAACTTATAACACCAGCTGCATgattacataatatttacatAAATAGCACATGATGAAAGCAAAAATGGTCAGATCAGTGTAATGGCTTCAATGATAACTCCACATAAAAGTATCACACtcaagcgtgtgtgtgtgtgtgtgtgtgtgtgtgtgtaccattCTGCGCGTGGAagtggaggagaaaaaaaagatgagctGTTTGATGAAGGAGGCCTGGGGGACGTCACAGTCCTCGATGACGGGGACAGACGTGCCACTAATGGAACACACACCCTGCGATGTCTGCAGACACAGACAGAAAGACTTCAAATGATGTCCACAAAGAACTGAAAAATCAGTTGGACCTTGGTTAACGTCTTAAGTTTCTGGGCTAATTTATTACAGACATACCTGCCAGTCCACGACCTGCAGTAGTCTGTGTCTGTAAGGAGCAAGGATCTTTGGTAGAGCAATGTCTACAACAGTGTTCACAGACCTGCTGGGACCAGAGTTCAACACCTGCAGAGAGAAACATCCAATAAACAACAAGTTTGGACCCCATTCTGTGAAGAATATACCTTTAAAATCAACCCAAACTCAAAACCTTGCTGCTAAGGGCCTCTTCAAATATCTATACAACTAACTGTTCACTTGCTCCatctaataagtaataattaaagagtaattaaagGTCAAGTTTTGGATGACATGCATCTAGGCtggacatttaaaataaaaaatgccttCTTaggggcggggctcctggaggaGTTAAGCCACGCCTAGTCTATACTATTAAATCTCCAAGataacaatctatgctatgctaattacCAATTCAATACTCATCATACTCATCAATTCTCTCAACCCAACCTACTCGACGCAGATTAGAGTCCACAGATGCTAGTTTATATAGGagaggcggggctaacagtggtggttcgtgatgtaagaagccacaaTTCTCAGCGAATAGCAAAATATGATTGTAACAGCCAGGTTTCAACctatagagggcagtcattcttacatttttacaacaaaatacgccaaattaaaatactttgactattTACTCTGTAGGTGTTTCCCAGCAACGTTAGAGTTTAAATAGAGTTAATTAACGTCGAGAGCTTCCTCCCACTTCCCTTTCAGTTCTCCTTTCAGCTTAAATCTGAACACTTGCAGTAAATAGACTTCTTGGGATTGCTTAAGAAGTCAGAGTAAACCCAACCTTATATGTGTAATTGAATTTTTCTGGATAACAGTCGGCTGGAATCAAATCCTCATCTCCAAACACAAACGAGGTCGGAGAAACAAAACTGCACAGAGGAAAGAAAGCAAGAGTCAGTAAACGCTGATGTATCTTCCTCTCTACACATGATCAATGCCTGAGAATAATGTACAGTAAAAGTTATTCATATTTGACCCACCCATGAATGTTGACTTTGACTCCATATTTAAGCGGAAGGACAAGGCTCACTGAGTTGTCATGGAGAAACTCGTCCTTCTCATAGTTATCACTGAGGAGAAAACAGACCTTAATAGGATTCAAAACTTTtagatttcatttaattttgatgtaaaaaaacaatgaaaaatcaaCGCATGAGTTCATTGTTCAAACCACTGAGCCATTAATTCAGCTTAATCTGTAAAAAAGTGCttgattgtgttgttttgatgTAGGAGCCAGACGTGGCCCCCACAGAGAGGACTTCCTTACCTGCTGCTGTTAACGTGAATCAGGATGTCTCCTGGTGTGCTGTTCTGGCTCACATCCAACAAGAAGCTGATGTTTAActacaataaacaaacacacaccaacCATTAAAAAATGTGCTTTGGGAATAACCTGCGAGATTTGGAATGTCTATTTGTATTTGCTAAGGTTATTTGAAaagatgttgaaaaaaaataaaatcccaaCATCATATTGTAATGAGTCACAGGGGTTAAAGTAGACATTTGGGAAACAGCTACAGAGTGTGATCTCTCCCTACAGCAATGTTTGAATTTctctcagatttatttaaataaaataacacaatctaTATTTAAATACATCTTCAGATTTCCCAAGTTACTCAAATGTCTTTGTTGCAACGTGATTTGCTCGTCATCCAGTTTTAGCAATACACTAACCTTCAACCATTGTGACATTACTCGCTAAACATCTTGTATGAACCAATAAGAACATTACGATGAGCGGAGTTTGAGAAAATGCTTGGTGAGGCTAACCTGGGCGTTGGCAGGAAGGAGGAGGCTTGTGACGCTGCAGTCAACACTCACTGTAGTAGTGTTAACCTCCTGTGTGACATCACAGCTCACCACATTGTCTTCCTGTCAAAACAGATACACAAGCATGGACACTTTGACTAACAATGGATACGTGGATGCAGAAATATTGGTTGCAAGTCTGTGCTGGATTTTCGTCGCACTGATGTGGGATTTGTAATGAATGCACGCTCGTCTGCTTCAGCTGATGTTTATCACTGATTATTGTCAGTTTGACCAAGGAAATTGGGtgattttgtattgttttgaaggGGTGAAGGCATTTAGCGTGACGGTTTACCAAGATTCTCTGTACCCTGCTATGTAGCATACGTCACTGTCTTTGTTTTAACCTGTGTGTTTGTGGGCATCTGTGTATGGTTGCTGGGGTTTGTGGTTTGTGGTTTTAACgctgtaaaagcactttgagttaCGCTAtgtatgaaaagtgctatacaaaCAAAGTTTGATTTGAATTGAGCATCAGATCACAGATGAAGCTACAATTTGGACATAAAAAACAGAAGCTCCGTTGCTAATCAGGTATAATTGTAGTTACTCATGAAAGGGGAGGAAATggataaaaagaaataaattaggcaatatatatataaagtcaatatatatatatatatactgtatatatatatatttttttggtttttgcagGACAATTAAAAGAGTTATTCCATAAATGAATAGAATGAAACTGTTTATCTAGTGTGCTATAAACTCACATTCTGCAGCACTTTGATGTAGTGGATGTTTTGAGGGAATTGCAGCTTTAGTCGTGGTAAAAAGGCATCATCTCCTGAGTTCACCAGTGAGGCCTTCAATATGATGGTGTGACCAGAGCCCAAAGCAAAGTACTGCTGCTCACTGTGGACACAAAATACAAGGAACAGGATGTGAATCATATCCCAGCCAGAAATAAGCACAATTAACACAATAGCTTCATTTATTAGGTACGGCTAATCAACGTTTCTGGATTATGAATGAGTTACAGCAGAATAATCTGTGGAGGAAAAAATACATGCATGTTCAAACAAACCAAAGCTGTATTGTATATTACCGTAGTTCATTTCTAACTGCAATCTTTAGTGATATAGAGCAGAAGTTCTCCtttcccctttctcttatttctgaatccaagtaccccctttgtccgactacaacattttgctagaaacaacatatatatatatatatatatatatatatatatatatatatatataaaacaacaattatacAGCATAATGATgctgataatgataatgattacCTCCGgaatggatttatttttatagtttttatcatcatCTCCCTTCTGGTTTGGAAAAGACTGTtgcttgtatttttagtttgtgttctataaagataatttccatcattattgttattatgattaaaatgtttttactaaaaataaaccccATGTttctaatgctttcatttgttaattgtctactctctctctctcacgtaccccctgtagtgccatcgcgtaacctcgtttgagaaccactaacaTAGAGTATAGTAGTCAACACTTTTTTATATCAAAGCATAATTCCTGTGAATTAAGCTGTGGCTCATTGTGTTTATTCCttaattatttgttattatttgtaACATCATTagattaaaaattgtaaaaattaaaaaaaaaaaaagacactgatAACTGGTGACAGcaatcaaaatattaaacatgTGATCAAAGGAAAAACTGCTGCACCACATGAGCTGTGATCAGGTCAAAAAATAGCAAACTTAGGTCCTATGACTTAAcacttggtgtgtgtgtgtgtgtgtgtgtgtgtgtgtgtgtgtgtgtgtgtgtgtgtgtgtccttacgGCGGCAGCACCAGTTGAGTCAACAGCTGTATATTGGTGGAACAGTTCACTAGAGCACAGGAACGAGAAAACCACGTCTGAGGGAGAGAAAGAGGAAGACACGGTTCGAGGCAGTGGtaataaacaaatgaacaacCACCGAAACTTCCTTAACCGTGACATGGCAAACATTTCCTGTGACATCTGACCTCACGCTGACCTCAGTTACAGATCATGGATATTGGTGACCTGATTACTGGCTCTTGGCGGACTAGGAGAGTGAACTCACAGGAGCAGGATGTTGGATAATGTGCTGCATGTGGGGCAGTGCAGCTGTGCACACGTGTGGAGCAGCAGGATGATGCGACCAGTGGTTTTAGTGGCTTTCAGATTATGGTCTTTAGTTTAATAAGACACTTTGGTGTAAGGTATTTAACACAAAAACTAACTAGTTTATGATGGATATCATTGGTGCAGGTTGTGGAGGCACAGACCTTTGCTGTGATCCAGGTGACTAGGAGGAGGTGTGAGTAGCTCTTACCTGGTTCATGATGGTGTTGCGGTGCCCGGCGTTCTGCTGGAGGATTGGCTTCAGAGGAGGGAAGGTTTTAGAGGAAGCTTTGTGGTGGTTTGATTCTCGGAGGGCGTAGGAAACCTCAAACTGGACCGGTGTAAATATGTCTCTCAAATCTTTCTGCAAGAGTAAGAAAAACAGGTCTACATCATAATTCTTATTAAGCTCAGTCATTTGTTAAACAAATAGAAGcagggtttgaaaaaaaaatggctcaaaCACCCTCTgcaataaatatacagtaagataaattcagaggtgaaagtaatggattacaagttactgtaattgagttgcttttacggatatatttctaaatcactcattttacttgtacttaagtatgttctaaaagaagtaattagttacattcctacaaccaaccgttactgagtaaattatagttttttgttttaaaacgataaacggacattgtgaaactacaaaaaatgaattgacGAGACAGCAATCAAATACAACCCATCATCGCTACCCaaccaggtaaaaaaaaaaaagaaattgtacattttgaaaacctttgtatttcatacagattttgtacagattaaaaaataaataaattattgaattgtgcaagatttagtctTTTCCTCTACCtgtgtattatttgtattatgaTTTGAGTCAGTTCTTATTGGTCATCCCTCATTCTTCAAACCTAGAATGTACTACGTATTTGTTTGACCATTGTCCCCAACACTACTGAGTTGAGTAGGATATCTAGGCTGTGTTGTAGGTTTCTCCAggtataaatacattaaatgtgaCAGACTCTATATAAAAGTTGGCTTATTTACAACCAACTTGTTTCCCTCGGTTTCTTTGTGTGTACGTAAGTGTATTACCCTTTGGTAGGCCACATGAGTTGCACACGTTAGTCCACTTTGCCCTGCCCTCACGCGCCCCTTTGTGCTGTTGGACGACCCGTTGCCATGGAAATAGAAACGATGAGGGAAGGAGGGTTTGTGgaggaggtcagaggtcagcttATACTGCAGATCTTGACGAGGACAGAAATAATACAGTCATGTACCTACATGTGGATACAATATTACCTGATGTGAATGAAATTAATAATGACATCGATGCATGGTCTTTCACAGTGTTTTCATTTGAGATAAGGCtcagaataaaaatgttaaacacgACCAAAAAAGGAACTTCAAGCAGgccagtcttttttttaaaatttggtgCCTCACACTAACTGTACCTATAGCTCCTCTGAACCGCCTGGATCTCACGCTGAAGCAGAGGGTCACATTAAAACAGACAGTCTTGTGGTCTTGGCAGAATGAAGCCTGTTGGTCAATCTGCTCAGGCAGAGTGAGGGAAGCCTTCACCTGAATCACTGGCCTTGTTCTGcagcataaaaaaggacaattgGGGGAATCTATTACAACATTTTCACAATGAGCGTTCtcattgtcatgttttaaaCACAGCAGATGTTGGGAGGATGAGTGATTAAACtctacttcctgctttttctgaaaatgacATGAAGTACCAAAAACTATTTCCTCTACACCTGTACAAAAAGGAAACAGACAAATGCCTGGGACATTTCCAGGTCAAAATGTACCAAGTGGTCACTTTACCTAAGGACAACGGCCGAGTCTGAGAGGAAAGCACCAACAGCCACATCTGCAAAGACAGAACACGCCCTGGTTTAAATCACATTGGAGGAGAAAAGATATACATGCTGTGAGAAAGATATTACTTACCCTGGTAGTCGTTATCGTCAATGTCAATTCCGGAGCTCAGTGACTGGCCGAACATCCTGAGGTCACGACCCAGGGAGGATCCAGAAATCCTCTGAAAATGTGCATCGCAGACAAACACTCAGAACCACAGCCAGTGTTCGATGAGCAATCCTTCACAAACTTCTTCATATTTTGGGCGAACGTGAACTAAATGTATGGTATTTTTGCCGATGTGAACATTATTTTGTGCGCTTTCATCCTGACATTTGTTAACGGCGTTCTGAACGTCATTCAGCAGAGTGCCAGATTTCTATTGAGCCTTCCAGGTGAAAACATGCTGTTagggaaaaaatatcaaatatggCAACCCCAGCCCAGCACCAGCATCTCTACCTCAGTTTCTGTTTCTGCGATTAATATGGCATATCAGTATGATCACTTAAAGGAAGGTCAGTGATGATCCAGGTGGgaaaaatgttgcatttttgtgTAAACATAAACCTTAAAAGGGCAGCCATTCACTCCAGCTTTCAGCCCTAAAGTAGCCtaaaaaacaggagaaaaaactTGCtctagaaaataattttttttttttttttttttaccaaaacgGTCCCATAGGTACAATAATTTTCCAAACCTGAAAACAATTCACATCAAATTCCATTTTAGTCCATCCAAAACATGTGTTTTAGTTCAATGTGGACAACGTGCAGCTCACAGCAATATATTTTAAGGGAAAAAAGAACCAGTTCATTTTTGGAACTGagaactttttacattttttgaattacaaACTGAactaattcattttaaaatttgtgAACTGAACTTTGAACTAGTTTGTGTAGGAAATGAACTTTCCCAACACTGACCACTGCATAGCAAACAAATAACGATGGGGGGATTGGAAGAGCGATGATAAATTATTTGTCAATGATTTTACTGTAGTTATACCTGAGATGGAGTTGGTGAGATGCCTTCCTCCCTGCCGTTGTAGATGTAAACGGCTCCTTTAAGATCGTCCTCCTGTGGAGCTCCAATCGCTACatctacacacaaacacacaagctTAGTTTTCCAATTTTCAAGCCATTTATAAACTATCTCAGGTAtatattcagtgtattttgttTGAACATACAAACACTGCTATAAGCGTAAAAAGACCAAATCCGAAACCTCGGTGTTCTGCATGACTCAGCTCTGACTTTCAGCATACAgtattatttacaaaaacatcttctaccacctaaagaacatctccagaatgaaaggtttaatgactcagaaagatcaggagaaactggtccatgcattcattttatctccagcagactggactattgtaatggtctgacaggaatcccacataagagcatcaaacagctacagctggttcggaacgctgcagctcggtcagaacacattagtccagttttaaagtctttacactggctcccagtcagcctcagaatagactttaaagttccgctgctggtgtataaatctgtggatgggtttggtccagaatatgTCAGTGAACAAGTTAAAGGCACTGCTTTTCTCTGCTGCCTATGAGTGACAAGgaggtttttaattatttaattgttgatttcaaactctgtttattgtttttaatgtttgtttctttttttattttaaaactccAGTTATGTTCTATATGTTACACTTTTAATTATGTAGAGCACATTGAATTGgcctgtgtatgaaatgtgctataccaTGTGTTTTCAAAGCTTGTGAGAGtgtccccccccccaacccctcAGAGAACAAAGTGAAcaaatatatagaaatatatagtGTTATTTCTTACTAAGTTCTCAGTAACTTTTTTCTTGCAAACTTCTGCAAATTCTGTTGTCAGATTTGTATCAATTTTGTGAAAAGTCGCTTTGCTGAGGGATTTCCTGATTTCTTTGCACTCTAACAACACTTCTGGTGCTTACTCAGTAAGTTTTCAGTTTGAATATGCCGGATGTGTACATGACTATGGAACAGCAACTCACACCTTTTGAAGGGGTGAGGTCTTAAAgttgtttcctttttaaagcCAGAGACAAAGTGACTCATACAAACAGCTTTATGTTTAGACCTCTACAGAACATTTTATGTTACATTGTGTCTATTCTTAAGAGACAAacgcaacaaaaacaacataatatgATCCTGTAATACACAGATAAATGTTTGAAGTTTTACTTTTGTGCTGAATAGTAAAGAAAGTCCTCCAAAAGTGACTTTGTTGAGAGTGAAGTCCTCGACACATGAGTAATGTAAGCACACACATGCAGGCTTTTATCTGGTCGTTGCAGATTACAGAGTAAGTTTTCCACAGATCAGCAACGGGTTGTCATTACCGTTTAATGAACTTAATAACACACTCCACCCcggactcacacacacacacacacacacagatggcgaggttttttttttgagtgtatCTTAAAGCCACGCGTTAAAGTTAGGATGACGTTTTCTTGGTCAACAAATGAAAAACCCACCCAGTAcattgtttttagttgttttatgtCGACGCAGTGCCTGCAATAACATGGTAGTATTTTGAGGTAAGAGATCTGAGccgaaaggaaaaaagaaaaagcacataCACGTCTCTAATTAGTCTCGCTGACGTTCCCTGAGGCAAAGAAATGAACCTGCAGCTGCAGACGCTGAGCTGCTCAGTATTTGTATGAGAAACACTGAGGCACGACATGCTGCGATTGTTGTGATGTCAGCAGCAATGACACCATGGAATTAATACTTAGAGTTGCTGCAGCAGTTTAAAAACGATCTATAGTAGATAATCTATCCTATTATTAGCAGCTTTAAGAGCAAAAACTACAGTGTTTGATGTTAGAAATGAGAATTACGCAATTCTAGTAGTTCTAGTGATAATATGTAGAGTCTTGCACTATTGACAGTAACACAAGTAGTAGTATTAGtcgtaaaataaaacaaaaactagtaAAATTTGTCTGTTTATTACCAGGGTAACCATCATCATCCAAGTCTCCAAGGTCAGCAATGGTCTCTCCAAAGCGGGCGGCATAGGCTTCGTTACCGCTCAGTTGAAACTCCGCCTCCTGCAGCTCTGCCTGCATTAGAGTTGCACaaaggcacacacacaaacaaaaaaaaatacattatcatCGTCatcaaagactctgattggctttcatcaTGTGAAACAGaagcaggagttcaatattttcaactcttgcgaatgtgcggatatgcgtaaaatcgtgagtgcgctcgcacggccaacgcacttgCCGCCgtacaggaaagattttgcatctgggacgcatttatctattgactttgtatgtaatctgaacgtacggacatttcgtgacgcatacggtgtgaacgcagcataaatcCAATACTGACGTTTGGACTATAgattagaaaaaatattttgaataaaaaaaaaaaaaagtaataatgttCCAGTAAGTAGCAGCCGACTTACACCTAATGAAATCATTCAATAAATAATAAGCGGATTCGGCATCTCGCTGCGCGCAAAGCATGCTGgtccgggtcaaaggtcaggactaCCCAGCTCCCGCCTAGCTCGTATCATAAAACGTAAACATGGCCGAGTCTGACAaagatattgaatattttgagcattgtaaagtggatgttttaaaagaatattgtaagagacgtggacacgttgttactgggaagaggaagaaagaactggtggccctcgcttgggcattgtcatttcaaaaagcgcctatagttttgacaaaacagcaggaacgagaggctgtcaaccttgattataaatctctgctcgagatcgatgttgacagttgatcctggggggatcgggcatattgtggcgagaaagaaaaggacgcCAACAAACCCTCGAAACCTGCTGGGTGAGAGACACCTCTCTAACATGTACaccacaatataatatttatatactagtttactagttagctttaatgtagtacagtatatgtcaaacttactgatttaatccattcggcacgacgttctggatcttttctttcagtaggaaATGGGATGAGTACGTATGGCGGGTCGCATATACATCGTGAGGTTCCTTTATTGCACTCGTGAACGGGGCAAAACTCTTTCATCCACGTATTAAGCCCACGTGTACCGTTGGAACAGCCACGCACTGAACAATGGGACCCTGGCATATTGCCTTAAAACGACCTTAAGTAAAGTAAATGCCTAAAAGTCCGTATAAGTAGCCGGTTGTTCCGCTAGACAGGGGCTTTGTTGACACGCTGGGCAGTcgtgaactctgacccggatATATTGACCCGGGAATCGCGCATGCGTACTGATAATGCTGATTTGGCTTATTCCATGTAGTGAAAAATcctaaaaatatcaaaacactttttttttacaaactgtCAGTGcccataaacatgttttaaatggTCAATTTGATTCGAGCTGGTCTCGGGTAACAAATTTTGTTTGAGTTAAACGAAAAACAGTATAAAATGCCATTTTAACTcaaaaatgtgaatatattgTTCTTGATACTTGATTTCTTGGTTTGCATCCCAAAAGTACAAATATTTAAAGTGATTGGAATGACGTTCAGAATAATGGTTCAGtgttcaaatgtttattcagAGCCTAATAAAGAGCTAATATggataaaaaatgtgatttgttctcattagaaaataattcattcacacaatgagTGAATTTTCTATACTTGAGGGTTTTTGGTCTTACCTGACCCTGGTTGATGTAAACATGGACCCTCCCCTCATCTCGGGTACTGCCTGTTGTCATAGGAGCACCAACCAGTAAGTCTGACAGGCCGTCAGCGTTCAGATCCACTGCACACACACTGGAGCCAAAGTAGGATCCCAGCTATACAAGGacacacaatatacagtatttcaaaTGCTCCACAGTTTGAAGTCTGGTTGTGATGACAGTTAGTGTCTCACCTCTTTTCCGGACACTATGGAAACAACCCTCAGTACGCTGTTGTCTAccatgaaaacaaacacctgCACGACACAAACAGGCACTGATTTTAACCATCACCGACTACACAACACACAAGATCAACAACATTTTTTCTACatctcattttttaaatcaattttcatGAATGTTTCCCATGTTATCTGCTCCTACCTTTCCCCTTTTGTTGTACTGCGGCGCTCCACCCACCACCTCCACAGAAGAGGAACTCTGGAAATGTCCAGCTCCCACAGAGTAACCTGAACATGAAGCAGGACTTGGTGTCAGAAATCTGTAAAACACTCCGATTCCATTTAGATTTACTAGGAAACATTCCCTCGACTGTGTACTGGGTAGAAACCAGCGTGTAAGTGTGTAAAggcactgtgcaattttttcaatcgttgtactcagctcctgCTCAAACTGTGGGACTCACTtgcactgtacggaccgacactctgacacaatcTGACTGTTCACACTGTACGTTCTTACACGACACGTCTTGTTTCCgtaaatgcaacgtacaaattagaagaagaagaactcggAAGTGAATAGACACCCTCAAaaactcagcaaaaagagctttgaaaaataaaaggggGTGATGCGATGAACCAGgtactggctggacagacgttgGCAGTACGATCCATCAATTTTACAGTGGTCCTAcggtgtttgtgcatgcgcagtgtgagagtttgagtacagccggtccgtggcactgcctCAACAGtgtgataccctcacgaggagtgACCCGGATTTCAAACATTTATAGCACATGTTATCATGATGAGcaggtattttaaaaaaaatggggggggggggggggggggtgtagatgttgaaaattacatttttgtttcaacGCATAAATGAAAAAGTAATCTTCATCTTTCAACATAAAAAATGTCCGTTTTGAGTCAGTTGTTCAAAGTTGAGACAGTTGTTTcccctacaaaaaaaaagacaaaaggggGGGAAGGGGCACAGGTGTTTCCTATACGTCTTATATCTGCAAACGCACCATTATCCACAGACTTGAACATGTTTGCAAAGTAAACTCACAATTGGACTTCTTTCAATCAT
Encoded proteins:
- the itga4 gene encoding integrin alpha-4, with product MCPARVCRFLLQVLVQVTVLLCPAEAYNLDEMHSLEFSGPPSSMFGYSVLLHRYETHSWLVVGAPVANSSTNSSVHSPGGVFRCNITAQHRHCHQMHADVQSCGKTCEAESDHQWLGVSLSRQPGESGGHVLACAHRWKNVYYSQKDPQNNKLPHGVCYRYGADLRHPRPIIPCYRDHQRKFGGDYGSCQAGISNFLTEDLIIMGAPGTFYWMGSVLVYNTSNRRMSVYLDDDSGVFQFGSYLGYSVGAGHFQSSSSVEVVGGAPQYNKRGKVFVFMVDNSVLRVVSIVSGKELGSYFGSSVCAVDLNADGLSDLLVGAPMTTGSTRDEGRVHVYINQGQAELQEAEFQLSGNEAYAARFGETIADLGDLDDDGYPDVAIGAPQEDDLKGAVYIYNGREEGISPTPSQRISGSSLGRDLRMFGQSLSSGIDIDDNDYQDVAVGAFLSDSAVVLRTRPVIQVKASLTLPEQIDQQASFCQDHKTVCFNVTLCFSVRSRRFRGAIDLQYKLTSDLLHKPSFPHRFYFHGNGSSNSTKGRVRAGQSGLTCATHVAYQRKDLRDIFTPVQFEVSYALRESNHHKASSKTFPPLKPILQQNAGHRNTIMNQTWFSRSCALVNCSTNIQLLTQLVLPPEQQYFALGSGHTIILKASLVNSGDDAFLPRLKLQFPQNIHYIKVLQNEDNVVSCDVTQEVNTTTVSVDCSVTSLLLPANAQLNISFLLDVSQNSTPGDILIHVNSSSDNYEKDEFLHDNSVSLVLPLKYGVKVNIHGFVSPTSFVFGDEDLIPADCYPEKFNYTYKVLNSGPSRSVNTVVDIALPKILAPYRHRLLQVVDWQTSQGVCSISGTSVPVIEDCDVPQASFIKQLIFFFSSTSTRRMFCGRRDELCERLLCRLGNVEAGRDATIQLEISVNPAVLLQAPGRHGIMKLESSAWLLSPRKDQHTVLIHDQHGAQVVVEAIFTQKPSTAVKIFIIVISLVLGLMILSALIWCLWKAGFFKRQFQKKEEEFNRDSWDYVPKLDKRLSSS